A genome region from Maylandia zebra isolate NMK-2024a linkage group LG6, Mzebra_GT3a, whole genome shotgun sequence includes the following:
- the LOC143418997 gene encoding uncharacterized protein LOC143418997, with protein MGQVIGKDDSGPTQLNHPQFLGACRQVEVFIDGKEVTFLLDTGSNVTLMPQACFRRLFGEQEPGKESDLNWLKLKAANGLAIPYVGYVLAEVQVGDITLKDMGIVISKDDPNNSNALPILGMNIIVPCWDVFFLKPQTQTQTWPVGSTVDAQQAWASAFQDCQRIQAAVPVPQVGTLRPAYRHPVKIPEHSEQVIWARAPQTLRKGQCILVEPLEGPSTVAVARSLGTVYRGRVPIKVRNLNPFPITLRRYEALATFSTENVDIQEPFEVTFEQTRPGIVEVGVSQVSSEPSGKAPHIEVMTQGRSNLSMEEQEKLNGLLRKWGDVFAADEEDYGHTDVITHSIPTATGEVPGSPGEQ; from the exons ATGGGCCAGGTGATTGGAAAGGATGATAGTGGTCCAACTCAGTTAAACCACCCTCAATTTTTAGGGGCATGCCGTCAAGTAGAAGTATTCATTGATGGTAAAGAAGTGACATTTTTGCTGGATACTGGGTCTAATGTAACATTAATGCCACAAGCCTGTTTTAGGAGATTGTTTGGTGAACAGGAGCCGGGGAAAGAGAGTGATCTTAATTGGCTAAAGCTGAAGGCCGCGAATGGATTGGCTATTCCTTACGTGGGCTATGTGTTAGCTGAAGTACAGGTGGGAGACATTACCCTAAAAGATATGGGAATTGTGATTTCAAAGGACGACCCCAATAATTCTAATGCATTACCTATATTAGGTATGAACATCATCGTTCCATGTTGGgatgtgttttttttgaaaCCTCAGACGCAGACCCAGACCTGGCCTGTTGGCTCGACTGTAGACGCTCAACAAGCGTGGGCATCTGCTTTTCAGGACTGTCAAAGAATTCAGGCAGCTGTCCCCGTACCACAAGTAGGGACCCTGCGACCCGCTTACCGCCACCCGGTGAAGATCCCTGAACACAGTGAGCAGGTGATTTGGGCTAGGGCCCCACAGACACTGAGGAAAGGACAATGTATCTTGGTGGAGCCATTGGAAGGGCCTAGTACAGTTGCCGTTGCTCGATCGCTAGGAACTGTCTATAGAGGCCGGGTCCCTATCAAAGTAAGGAATCTCAATCCTTTTCCTATTACGTTACGACGTTATGAGGCCCTGGCTACATTCTCCACGGAAAATGTCGACATTCAGGAACCTTTTGAAGTCACGTTTGAGCAAACCAGGCCAGGCATCGTTGAAGTGGGCGTATCCCAGGTGAGCTCGGAACCATCTGGTAAAGCTCCTCACATTGAAGTTATGACACAAGGGCGGTCGAATCTATCTATGGAGGAGCAGGAAAAGTTAAATGGTCTCTTGAGGAAGTGGggcgatgtgtttgctgccGACGAAGAGGATTATGGCCACACAGATGTAATTACGCACTCTATTCCGACAG CAACAGGTGAAGTTCCTGGGTCACCTGGTGAACAGTGA
- the primpol gene encoding DNA-directed primase/polymerase protein has translation MSKWGDRLKKVEELAQSFQKNPLTTPYKPRLWPCQPSSVWKLFPRQSMAISFAQSCKEAVHVFALEKEKESMGQRIYLVTSYSELWFYYRTYTQSLMHCYEVIPEGAVCKLYLDLEFHKPSNKGSDGKTMVSLLIQYVCDKLLEVYGIECSAKNVLNLDSSTEEKFSRHLIFCLQQAAFKDNIHVGRFIHAILQPVLNKPKNGSHLDNGVETRTQAASPEMKRCKEEGRDLSFLQVKSKDGRDSLFVDLGVYTKNRNFRLYKSSKAGKNAAFTVAEDNQCIAKPEKGTSLEESIFLASLVCNVSFTGQRILTWDVPESSEPKVSPSKSQQGSDSDSGALSGFLSSPHQEVDNFVLTVVRKDGIQGSLRRWNYFAAEQLLVYDIAKYRWCENVGRFHKSNNIMIVVDLKEDVWYQKCHDPECRNFRSSSYPLPQEICISYVLTLDEEDQVYLMDDAGNIESSQEHKPMGPQSTTHTEEEKSDVWGDERDDQDYLESLDDFEEKSEEISDQLLLSCMADFDSQ, from the exons ATGAGTAAGTGGGGGGATCGACTGAAGAAAGTTGAGGAGCTCGCTCAGTCGTTCCAGAAAAATCCTCTGACGACACCTTACAAGCCTCGACTGTGGCCCTGCCAGCCTTCGTCTGTTTGGAAACTCTTCCCTCGTCAATCCATGGCTATCAGCTTTGCTCAGAGCTGCAAAGAG GCTGTGCATGTTTTTGcacttgaaaaagaaaaggagtcCATGGGTCAAAGGATTTACCTGGTTACCAGTTACAGTGAGCTGTGGTTTTACTACAg GACTTACACACAGTCTTTGATGCACTGTTATGAGGTGATACCAGAGGGAGCTGTCTGTAAGCTCTACTTGGACTTGGAGTTCCACAAACCTTCAAACAAAGGATCTGATGGGAAAACTATGGTGTCTTTGCTTATCCAG TACGTCTGTGACAAGTTATTGGAAGTTTATGGGATTGAATGCTCTGCGAAAAATGTCCTCAATCTGGACTCCAGCACTGAGGAGAAATTCAGCAGACATCTCATCTTCTGTCTTCAACAGGCAGCTTTCAAAGACAACATTCATGTTG GGAGGTTCATTCATGCAATTCTTCAGCCTGTCCTGAACAAACCCAAAAATGGAAGCCACCTTGATAATGGAGTGGAAACACG AACTCAAGCAGCAAGTCCAGAGATGAAGAGGTGTAAAGAGGAAGGGAGAGACCTCAGCTTCCTCCAGGTGAAAAGCAAAGATGGTCGAGACTCTCTCTTTGTGGATCTTG GTGTCTATACAAAGAACAGAAATTTCCGCCTGTACAAGTCGTCTAAAGCGGGGAAGAATGCTGCGTTCACTGTGGCAGAAGATAACCAGTGTATTGCCAAACCTGAGAAGGGAACTTCTTTGGAGGAAAGCATTTTCTTGGCCTCCTTAGTGTGTAACGTGAG CTTCACAGGTCAGAGGATTCTTACATGGGATGTCCCAGAATCAAGTGAGCCCAAAGTCTCCCCATCTAAGTCCCAACAAGGGTCGGATTCAGACTCAG GTGCACTTTCTGGCTTCCTGTCATCCCCTCACCAAGAAGTGGACAACTTTGTATTAACGGTGGTTAGAAAGGATGGGATACAAGGAA GCTTAAGACGATGGAACTACTTTGCCGCAGAGCAACTTCTCGTTTATGACATCGCCAAATACCGCTGGTGTGAAAACGTGGGGCGGTTTCACAAAAGCAACAACATCAT GATCGTTGTGGATCTGAAAGAGGATGTGTGGTACCAGAAGTGCCACGATCCTGAATGCAGGAACTTCAGGTCCTCGA GTTACCCACTGCCACAAGAGATCTGTATCAGCTACGTCTTGACGCTG GATGAGGAGGACCAGGTGTACCTCATGGACGATGCTGGCAACATTGAAAGCAGCCAGGAACATAAACCCATGGGCCCACAGAGCACAACtcacacagaggaggagaaatCTGATGTGTGGGGAGATGAACGGGATGATCAGGACTATTTGGAGAGTCTAGACGATTTTGAAGAGAAGAGTGAAGAGATCTCAGACCAGCTCCTGCTCAGTTGTATGGCTGATTTTGATTCCCAGTAG